In a single window of the Terrirubrum flagellatum genome:
- a CDS encoding class II aldolase/adducin family protein — MTKTPAAQRDLRARMIGVCLRMNALGLNQGKSGNLSARLDGASCLITPSGVAYETMKPADMATLHFDGRWSGPTRPSSEWRFHRDIFANRPDAGAVLHTHSRHATALACLGLKIPAFHYMVAAAGGADIRCAPYATFGSQELSDAALAALKGRKACLLAHHGLIVIGATPEKALDLAVEVEALAAMYLSACQIKKPRLLAKREMDKVIALFQTYGTPQFPDDGLRRIGKI, encoded by the coding sequence ATGACGAAAACGCCTGCGGCGCAGCGTGATCTGCGCGCGCGGATGATCGGCGTCTGCCTGCGCATGAATGCGCTCGGACTCAATCAGGGCAAATCAGGCAATCTCAGCGCGCGGCTCGATGGCGCGAGTTGTCTGATCACGCCGTCAGGCGTCGCCTATGAGACGATGAAGCCGGCCGACATGGCGACGCTGCATTTCGACGGGCGCTGGAGCGGTCCCACGAGGCCATCCAGCGAATGGCGCTTCCATCGCGACATCTTCGCCAATCGTCCTGACGCCGGCGCCGTGCTGCACACGCATTCGCGCCACGCCACGGCGCTCGCCTGCCTCGGCCTGAAAATTCCGGCCTTCCACTACATGGTGGCGGCGGCGGGAGGCGCTGACATTCGCTGCGCGCCCTATGCGACATTCGGCAGCCAGGAATTGTCCGACGCTGCGCTCGCGGCGCTCAAGGGCCGCAAGGCCTGCCTGCTCGCCCATCACGGCCTGATCGTCATCGGCGCGACGCCGGAGAAGGCGCTCGATCTCGCTGTTGAAGTGGAGGCGCTCGCGGCGATGTATCTCTCGGCCTGCCAGATCAAAAAGCCTCGGCTTCTTGCGAAGCGCGAGATGGACAAGGTGATTGCGCTGTTCCAAACCTATGGCACGCCGCAATTTCCGGATGACGGATTGCGGCGTATCGGAAAGATTTGA
- a CDS encoding SDR family oxidoreductase, giving the protein MAGHDKVALITGAGSGVGRATAIAFLKDGYRVVLTGRRKDALDETIKLSGVDAAKGFAVTCDVTDPKSVAALFAACKEKFGRLDVLFNNAGVSKGGSLEDISVEDWQATLATNLSGPFYCTQEAFRLMKAQEPRGGRIINNGSVSATAPRPGSSPYTATKHAISGLTKSTALDGRKYDIACGQIDIGNALTEMAAKMTKGVPQADGTMKIEPVMDVENVARSVLHMASLPLEANVLFMNVMATKMPFVGRG; this is encoded by the coding sequence ATGGCCGGGCATGACAAGGTGGCGCTGATCACGGGCGCGGGATCGGGCGTCGGACGCGCAACCGCGATCGCCTTTCTGAAAGACGGTTATCGCGTCGTGCTCACGGGCCGGCGCAAGGATGCGCTCGACGAAACGATCAAGCTGTCGGGCGTCGATGCCGCGAAGGGGTTCGCGGTGACCTGTGACGTCACCGATCCAAAATCGGTCGCGGCGCTGTTCGCCGCCTGCAAGGAGAAGTTCGGCCGGCTCGACGTGCTGTTTAACAATGCCGGCGTGTCGAAGGGCGGATCGCTCGAAGACATCTCGGTCGAGGACTGGCAGGCGACGCTCGCCACCAATCTTTCCGGCCCGTTCTACTGCACGCAGGAAGCCTTCCGTCTGATGAAGGCGCAGGAGCCGCGGGGAGGGCGCATCATCAACAATGGCTCGGTGTCGGCGACGGCGCCGCGTCCGGGCTCGTCGCCCTACACCGCGACCAAGCATGCGATCAGCGGCCTGACGAAATCGACCGCGCTCGACGGGCGCAAATACGACATCGCCTGCGGCCAGATCGATATCGGCAATGCGCTGACCGAAATGGCGGCGAAGATGACCAAGGGCGTGCCGCAGGCGGACGGCACGATGAAGATCGAGCCTGTGATGGATGTGGAGAATGTCGCGCGATCCGTGCTGCACATGGCGAGCCTGCCGCTCGAAGCCAATGTGCTGTTCATGAATGTGATGGCGACGAAGATGCCGTTTGTGGGAAGGGGATAA
- a CDS encoding acetyl/propionyl/methylcrotonyl-CoA carboxylase subunit alpha, which translates to MSTDLATKLPSVLIANRGEIACRVIRTALRLGIRTIAVYSEADANAPHVAMADEAHLIGPAPARESYLVASRIIETAKKTGAACIHPGYGFLSENADFSEACAANGIIFVGPPASAIRAMGLKDAAKALVEKAHVPVVPGYHGEKQDAGFLSGEAERIGYPVLIKAVAGGGGKGMKRVENSGEFAAALESAQREAQNAFGDARVLVEKYVLSPRHIELQVFADSHGNVVHLFERDCSLQRRHQKVIEEAPAPSMPPEVRAAMGKAAVEAARAVGYVGAGTVEFIADGRNGLKPDGFFFMEMNTRLQVEHPVTEAITGLDLVELQFRVAAGEKLPFAQGDLKIDGHAVEARVYAEDPENGFLPSTGKLWALKLPKGDGVRVDSGVEQGDEVTPYYDPMIAKVIAHAPTRREALAKLAAALGETVVAGPKSNVAFLKALCEADEFVAEKFDTGFIDRNLEKLGAVKRAPTKESVAAGMSALIEAEQDRLEYAHYKRSNEAFSPWLVNDAFQLAGPRETVARITIDGAPSRVRLREDSNELSVSMNGAAVAAWGVDDAEVTGGDDGFYVVRQGRQTHVAMEDLFAIDLEEADGDAIVKSPMHGKLVALFVEKDQKVEKGARVAIVEAMKMEHVLVAPRDGVVSEISAQAGQQVAQGAKLVVVHGE; encoded by the coding sequence ATGAGTACCGACCTCGCGACGAAGCTCCCCTCCGTCCTCATCGCCAATCGCGGCGAGATCGCCTGCCGCGTGATCCGCACGGCGCTGCGCCTCGGGATCAGGACGATCGCCGTCTATTCCGAAGCCGACGCCAACGCGCCGCATGTCGCGATGGCCGACGAGGCGCATCTCATTGGCCCCGCCCCCGCGCGCGAAAGCTATCTCGTCGCGAGCCGCATCATCGAGACCGCGAAGAAGACGGGCGCCGCCTGCATCCATCCCGGCTATGGCTTTCTCTCGGAGAACGCCGACTTCTCCGAAGCCTGCGCGGCGAACGGCATCATCTTCGTCGGGCCGCCGGCCTCTGCGATCCGCGCCATGGGTTTGAAGGACGCGGCGAAGGCGCTGGTCGAGAAAGCCCATGTGCCTGTGGTGCCCGGTTATCACGGGGAGAAGCAGGACGCGGGGTTTCTGTCGGGCGAGGCCGAACGCATCGGCTATCCCGTATTGATCAAGGCGGTCGCCGGCGGCGGCGGCAAGGGCATGAAGCGCGTCGAGAATTCCGGCGAATTCGCCGCAGCGCTTGAAAGCGCGCAGCGCGAGGCGCAGAACGCGTTCGGCGACGCGCGCGTGCTGGTCGAGAAATATGTGCTGTCGCCACGCCACATCGAATTGCAGGTGTTCGCGGATAGCCACGGCAACGTCGTGCATCTCTTCGAGCGCGACTGTTCGCTGCAACGCCGTCACCAGAAGGTGATCGAGGAAGCGCCCGCGCCATCGATGCCGCCAGAAGTGCGCGCGGCCATGGGCAAGGCCGCCGTCGAAGCCGCGCGCGCGGTGGGTTATGTCGGCGCGGGAACGGTCGAGTTCATCGCCGACGGGCGCAACGGGCTGAAACCCGATGGCTTCTTCTTCATGGAGATGAATACGCGCCTGCAGGTCGAGCATCCCGTGACGGAGGCGATCACCGGGCTTGATCTCGTCGAACTGCAGTTCCGCGTCGCCGCTGGCGAGAAACTGCCCTTCGCGCAGGGCGATCTGAAAATCGACGGCCATGCGGTCGAGGCGCGCGTCTACGCCGAAGATCCCGAAAACGGCTTCCTGCCTTCGACGGGAAAATTATGGGCGCTGAAGCTGCCCAAGGGCGACGGCGTGCGCGTCGACTCCGGCGTCGAACAGGGCGACGAGGTCACCCCCTATTACGACCCCATGATTGCGAAAGTGATCGCGCATGCCCCGACGCGCCGCGAAGCGTTGGCGAAACTTGCGGCGGCGCTCGGCGAAACTGTTGTCGCCGGCCCGAAATCGAATGTCGCGTTTTTGAAGGCGCTATGCGAGGCCGATGAATTCGTCGCGGAAAAGTTCGACACCGGATTCATCGATCGCAATCTGGAGAAGCTTGGCGCGGTGAAGCGCGCCCCGACGAAGGAGAGCGTCGCCGCCGGCATGTCCGCGCTCATCGAGGCCGAGCAGGATCGCCTCGAATATGCGCACTACAAACGTTCGAACGAGGCGTTCTCGCCATGGCTCGTCAACGACGCGTTCCAGCTCGCGGGCCCGCGCGAAACTGTGGCGCGGATCACGATCGATGGCGCGCCGTCGCGCGTGCGCCTGCGCGAGGATTCAAACGAATTGTCGGTGTCGATGAATGGCGCTGCCGTCGCGGCCTGGGGAGTGGATGACGCGGAGGTCACGGGCGGCGATGACGGCTTCTATGTCGTGCGTCAGGGCCGACAGACCCATGTCGCGATGGAGGACCTGTTCGCGATCGATCTCGAGGAAGCCGACGGCGACGCGATCGTGAAGTCGCCGATGCATGGCAAGCTCGTCGCGCTCTTCGTCGAGAAGGATCAGAAGGTCGAGAAGGGCGCGCGCGTCGCCATCGTCGAGGCGATGAAGATGGAGCATGTGCTTGTCGCGCCGCGCGATGGCGTCGTGTCGGAGATATCAGCGCAGGCGGGACAGCAGGTTGCGCAGGGCGCGAAGCTCGTCGTGGTGCATGGGGAGTGA
- a CDS encoding cation transporter yields MTEKAEARAYTITIWAIALGILLFGAATVAVALVVGNRQLLKDGIDWIYDVVFYGLAAAVFGRGETAERLAALCLAGVMAVAGASGVYDLWDKIENPRPIDLWFLGFSAGSAIGIALLVAASLIRFRRTSNPLIKATWLSSRNDIVSTTGYAVAGFAARGAPIRWPEYALDLLGIALAFQAAWAIWRTASPEANDQQSVPGAMQ; encoded by the coding sequence ATGACCGAAAAGGCCGAGGCGCGCGCCTACACCATCACCATCTGGGCGATCGCGCTTGGCATCCTCCTGTTCGGCGCCGCAACCGTCGCGGTCGCGCTGGTCGTCGGCAACAGGCAACTTCTGAAAGACGGGATCGACTGGATCTATGACGTCGTCTTCTACGGCCTCGCAGCAGCGGTGTTCGGCCGCGGCGAGACGGCCGAAAGGCTGGCGGCGCTTTGCCTCGCCGGCGTGATGGCGGTCGCCGGCGCGTCCGGCGTTTATGATCTCTGGGACAAGATCGAAAATCCGCGCCCGATCGATCTCTGGTTTCTCGGCTTCTCCGCCGGCAGCGCCATCGGCATCGCCCTGCTGGTCGCGGCGTCGCTCATTCGCTTCCGCCGCACCTCAAATCCGCTGATCAAGGCGACGTGGCTGTCGAGCCGCAACGACATCGTCTCGACCACGGGCTATGCGGTCGCGGGCTTCGCCGCCCGCGGCGCGCCGATCCGCTGGCCGGAATATGCTCTCGACCTGCTTGGGATCGCCCTCGCCTTCCAGGCGGCGTGGGCGATCTGGCGAACGGCCTCCCCAGAGGCTAACGATCAGCAATCCGTCCCCGGAGCCATGCAATGA
- a CDS encoding amidase, translated as MTDIHHLTAVQLASLYARKKLSPVEATKAALDRIDSWEPKLNAMYVIHRDEALAAAKAAEKRWGKGKPLSPIDGVPITLKENLATKGVAMPVGTAANPLVPKADDSPVGARTRESGAIILGKTTMPDYGMLSSGMSSIHGVTRNPWNTACNTSGSSSGAGAAGAAGYGPLHVGTDIGGSVRLPAAHNGLFGLKPSGGRIPTYPPYMGRIAGPMTRTVMDSALLLNALAKPDARDFMSLPKSDIDYAGKLKGLKLKGLRIGYLPDAGVGIPPEPAIAKAAKQCAKALSDEGAIISEMKPYMTEAMLDGMERFFEARSYNDIVALDDATRAKILPYIVEWATWRAGGFSGADVMAAYGQVMAMREAAVQAVGAFDFVISPTTPVVSYPAEAFSPTNDPHAALAHIGFTVAYNMSEQPASSINWSFTKEGMPLGVQVVGQRFDDLGVMRLSHAIEKLRPEQKAWPEP; from the coding sequence ATGACCGACATTCATCACCTCACAGCGGTTCAGCTCGCCTCGCTCTACGCCAGGAAGAAGCTTTCGCCCGTCGAAGCCACGAAGGCGGCGCTCGATCGCATCGACTCCTGGGAGCCGAAGCTCAATGCGATGTACGTCATTCATCGCGATGAGGCGCTCGCCGCAGCGAAGGCGGCGGAGAAGCGCTGGGGCAAGGGCAAGCCGCTGTCGCCGATCGACGGCGTTCCCATCACGCTCAAGGAGAATCTGGCGACGAAGGGCGTCGCCATGCCCGTGGGGACTGCGGCGAATCCGCTCGTTCCGAAGGCCGACGATTCGCCTGTCGGCGCGCGCACGCGCGAATCCGGCGCTATTATTCTCGGTAAAACGACGATGCCGGATTACGGCATGCTCTCGTCGGGCATGTCGTCGATCCACGGCGTCACGCGCAATCCCTGGAACACCGCCTGCAACACGTCGGGCTCCTCCTCGGGCGCCGGCGCCGCGGGCGCGGCGGGCTACGGGCCTTTGCATGTCGGCACCGACATCGGCGGCTCCGTGCGCCTGCCGGCGGCGCATAACGGGCTGTTCGGTTTGAAGCCGTCCGGCGGGCGCATTCCGACCTATCCGCCCTATATGGGCCGCATCGCCGGACCGATGACACGCACTGTAATGGATTCGGCGCTGCTGTTGAACGCGCTGGCGAAGCCCGATGCGCGCGACTTCATGAGCCTGCCCAAATCCGACATCGACTATGCCGGCAAGCTGAAGGGGCTGAAGCTGAAGGGCCTGCGCATCGGCTATCTCCCCGACGCCGGCGTCGGCATTCCGCCGGAGCCCGCGATCGCGAAAGCTGCGAAGCAATGCGCCAAGGCGTTGAGCGACGAGGGCGCGATCATCAGCGAGATGAAGCCCTACATGACCGAGGCGATGCTCGACGGCATGGAGCGTTTCTTCGAGGCGCGCTCCTACAACGATATCGTCGCGCTCGATGATGCGACGCGCGCAAAAATCCTGCCCTACATCGTGGAGTGGGCGACGTGGCGCGCCGGCGGCTTCAGCGGCGCCGACGTGATGGCCGCCTATGGGCAGGTGATGGCGATGCGCGAAGCGGCCGTTCAAGCAGTCGGCGCGTTCGATTTCGTGATCTCGCCGACGACGCCCGTCGTGTCCTATCCCGCGGAAGCCTTCTCGCCTACGAATGATCCGCACGCGGCGCTCGCGCATATCGGCTTCACGGTCGCTTACAACATGTCGGAGCAGCCGGCGTCTTCGATCAACTGGAGCTTCACGAAGGAGGGCATGCCGCTCGGCGTACAGGTCGTGGGCCAGCGCTTCGACGATCTCGGCGTGATGCGGCTGTCCCATGCGATCGAGAAATTGCGGCCGGAGCAGAAGGCATGGCCTGAGCCCTGA
- a CDS encoding SH3 domain-containing protein, which produces MILLSRAALVALLLTAACATGAQATTFCEIKPTRDGFVALRADPSLDARIVGRMRVGDEIMVHSESRGRWIKATWWKGGRFKVQREAGYDPANGVGWVHQSMLAEDSCG; this is translated from the coding sequence ATGATCCTTCTATCGCGCGCGGCGCTCGTCGCGCTTCTTCTGACGGCTGCTTGCGCGACCGGCGCGCAGGCCACGACATTTTGCGAGATCAAGCCGACCCGCGACGGGTTCGTGGCGTTGCGGGCGGATCCGAGCCTCGACGCGCGGATCGTCGGCCGCATGCGCGTCGGCGACGAGATCATGGTGCATAGCGAAAGCCGCGGTCGCTGGATCAAGGCGACGTGGTGGAAAGGCGGCCGCTTCAAAGTCCAGCGCGAAGCAGGTTATGATCCGGCCAATGGCGTCGGCTGGGTCCATCAGAGTATGCTGGCCGAAGATTCCTGCGGCTGA
- a CDS encoding DUF1489 family protein, translated as MPLHLIKLCVGAESIADLEEWIAERMAEKKRLRQPQEQLHTTRMVPKRLDLAAPGGSLYWVIKGQVSARQKLIAVRPFTDDQGIGRCHLVMEPVVTAVEPRPMRPFQGWRYLEDKDAPRDINARTAGQLAEMPEALRRELVGLGLL; from the coding sequence ATGCCGCTGCACCTCATCAAGCTTTGCGTCGGGGCGGAATCCATCGCCGATCTCGAAGAGTGGATTGCCGAACGGATGGCCGAGAAAAAGCGCCTGAGGCAGCCGCAGGAGCAGCTCCATACGACGCGCATGGTGCCGAAGCGGCTCGATCTCGCGGCGCCCGGCGGATCGCTCTATTGGGTCATCAAGGGACAGGTCTCGGCGCGCCAGAAGCTTATCGCCGTCCGCCCCTTCACCGATGATCAGGGGATCGGGCGCTGCCATCTCGTGATGGAGCCTGTGGTGACGGCGGTCGAGCCGCGCCCGATGCGGCCCTTCCAGGGCTGGCGCTATCTCGAGGACAAGGACGCGCCGCGCGACATCAATGCGCGCACCGCCGGCCAACTCGCCGAGATGCCGGAGGCGCTCCGGCGCGAGCTTGTGGGACTCGGCCTGCTGTAA
- a CDS encoding serine hydrolase, producing MRLGGVGRPVGLIAGAVAIGAGLLVATTDTAEAGRRRHHYRRHAVYNYAPPTASMVVDGKTGRILQASNPDAPRIPASITKVMTLYMLFEQLERGRYSLNSELRVSANAAAQPPTKLGLQPGDTITVEDAIKGMVTKSANDAAMVVAENISGSEDAFAEAMTGKARAIGMSRTSFYNPHGLPNDPPNITTARDLVTLGRAIQDRFPKYYHYFATRSFEFNGSIVAGHNRLLGRIEGVDGIKTGYTRASGFNLLTSARLDGRHVVGVVLGGRSGRSRDAQMAAMISSGMERAYAGARIAPPIGETAIAAAERPAEPVRVASAEPPRPPARAVVADNDTSDLRPAPATTASISPPRPVARPLDLANVRPVVASAATPPTVTPSITSAATRALTPVAPIPQAKIGRETPEPVEPKIVAAYAPVRQTASDAPRPPSDIRQAAQPAPRPVAAAAARPAALPAPIPVAAATAIPKQTSPSGWVIQLGATDDQAKANAMLAQAKTKARGALAKASPFTEKISKDGATLWRARFAGFDADEAQAACKALKRDGFACFAARG from the coding sequence ATGCGTCTAGGTGGCGTTGGTCGGCCAGTAGGCCTGATTGCAGGAGCGGTCGCCATCGGCGCCGGGCTCCTCGTGGCGACCACCGACACCGCGGAAGCGGGCCGTCGCCGGCATCATTACCGTCGCCACGCGGTCTACAACTACGCCCCTCCGACCGCATCGATGGTCGTCGACGGCAAGACCGGCCGCATTCTCCAGGCGAGCAATCCCGACGCGCCGCGCATTCCCGCCTCCATCACCAAGGTGATGACGCTCTATATGCTATTCGAGCAGCTTGAGCGGGGCCGCTACTCGCTCAATTCCGAACTCCGCGTCTCCGCCAACGCCGCCGCCCAGCCGCCGACGAAGCTTGGACTCCAGCCCGGCGACACGATCACCGTCGAGGACGCCATCAAGGGCATGGTGACCAAATCCGCCAACGACGCGGCCATGGTCGTCGCCGAGAACATCTCGGGGTCCGAGGACGCCTTCGCCGAGGCGATGACCGGCAAGGCGCGCGCCATCGGCATGTCGCGCACCAGCTTCTACAATCCCCACGGCCTGCCGAACGACCCGCCGAACATCACCACGGCGCGCGATCTGGTCACACTCGGTCGCGCCATCCAAGATCGCTTTCCAAAGTATTATCATTACTTTGCGACGCGTTCTTTTGAATTCAATGGAAGCATCGTCGCCGGCCATAACCGCCTTCTCGGACGCATCGAAGGCGTCGACGGCATCAAGACCGGCTATACCCGCGCCTCCGGTTTCAACCTTCTGACCTCCGCCAGGCTCGATGGACGCCATGTGGTCGGCGTCGTGCTTGGCGGCCGTTCCGGCCGTTCGCGCGACGCGCAGATGGCCGCCATGATCTCGTCGGGCATGGAGCGCGCCTATGCCGGCGCCCGCATTGCGCCGCCGATTGGCGAAACCGCGATCGCCGCCGCAGAGCGTCCGGCGGAGCCGGTGCGCGTCGCCTCGGCTGAGCCGCCGCGCCCGCCGGCTCGCGCCGTCGTCGCCGACAACGACACAAGCGATCTCCGCCCGGCCCCGGCGACGACGGCCTCGATCTCGCCGCCGCGCCCTGTCGCTCGCCCGCTCGATCTCGCCAATGTGCGCCCCGTCGTAGCCAGCGCCGCGACGCCGCCGACGGTCACGCCGTCGATCACCTCGGCCGCGACCCGCGCGCTGACGCCGGTCGCGCCGATCCCGCAGGCGAAGATTGGCCGCGAAACCCCTGAGCCCGTCGAGCCGAAGATCGTCGCGGCCTATGCGCCCGTTCGCCAGACCGCGTCTGATGCGCCGCGCCCGCCGAGCGATATCCGCCAGGCCGCGCAGCCCGCGCCTCGCCCCGTTGCCGCGGCGGCCGCACGCCCGGCCGCGCTTCCCGCGCCCATTCCGGTCGCCGCCGCAACCGCGATCCCGAAGCAGACCTCGCCGTCCGGCTGGGTGATCCAGCTCGGCGCCACGGATGATCAGGCGAAAGCGAACGCCATGCTGGCGCAGGCCAAGACCAAGGCGCGCGGCGCGCTCGCCAAGGCTTCGCCTTTCACCGAGAAGATTTCGAAGGATGGCGCAACCCTCTGGCGCGCCCGCTTCGCCGGCTTCGACGCAGACGAAGCCCAGGCCGCCTGCAAGGCGCTGAAGCGCGACGGCTTCGCCTGCTTCGCGGCGCGCGGCTGA